The following coding sequences are from one Canis lupus baileyi chromosome 19, mCanLup2.hap1, whole genome shotgun sequence window:
- the PRKCD gene encoding protein kinase C delta type isoform X2 — protein sequence MAPFLRIAFTSYELGSLQAADEASQPFCAVKMKEALSTERGKTLVQKKPTMYPEWKSTFDAHIYEGRVIQIVLMRAAEEPMSEVTVGVSVLAERCKKNNGKAEFWLDLQPQAKVLMSVQYFLEDIDCRQSMHGEDEAKLPTMNRRGAIKQAKIHYIKNHEFIATFFGQPTFCSVCKDFVWGLNKQGYKCRQCNAAIHKKCIDKIIGRCTGTAANSRDTIFQKERFNIDMPHRFKVYNYMSPTFCDHCGSLLWGLVKQGLKCEDCGMNVHHKCQKKVANLCGINQKLLAEALNQVTQRSSRKSETESVGIYQNFERKPGVSGDIAPDNGTYGKIWEGSTRCNIDNFIFHKVLGKGSFGKVLLVELKGKKEFFAIKALKKDVVLIDDDVECTMVEKRVLALAWENPFLTHLFCTFQTKDHLFFVMEFLNGGDLMYHIQDKGRFELYRATFYAAEIVCGLQFLHNKGIIYRDLKLDNVMLDQDGHIKIADFGMCKENIFGEKQASTFCGTPDYIAPEILQGLKYSFSVDWWSFGVLLYEMLIGQSPFHGDDEDELFESIRVDTPHYPRWITKESKDILEKLLERDTTKRLGVTGNIKIHPFFKTINWTLLEKRAVEPPFKPKVKSPGDYSNFDQEFLNEKARLSYTDKNLIDSMDQTAFAGFSFVNPKFERFLEK from the exons ATGGCCCCGTTCCTGCGCATCGCCTTCACCTCCTAtgagctgggctccctgcaggccgCCGATGAGGCCAGCCAGCCCTTCTGTGCCGTGAAGATGAAGGAGGCACTCAGCACAG AGCGCGGGAAGACGCTGGTGCAGAAGAAGCCCACCATGTACCCTGAGTGGAAGTCCACATTCGACGCCCACATCTACGAGGGCCGAGTCATCCAGATCGTGCTGATGCGGGCAGCTGAAGAGCCGATGTCCGAGGTGACGGTGGGCGTGTCGGTGCTGGCCGAGCGCTGCAAGAAGAACAACGGGAAGGCCGAGTTCTGG CTGGACCTGCAACCCCAGGCCAAGGTGTTGATGTCTGTGCAGTATTTTCTGGAAGACATAG ATTGCAGACAGTCTATGCATGGTGAAGACGAGGCCAAGTTACCAACAATGAACCGCCGTGGAGCCATCAAACAGGCCAAAATCCACTACATCAAGAACCACGAGTTTATTGCCACCTTCTTCGGACAGCCTACTTTCTGTTCTGTGTGCAAAGACTTTGTTTG GGGTCTCAACAAGCAAGGCTACAAATGCAGGC AATGCAACGCTGCCATCCACAAGAAATGCATCGACAAGATCATCGGCCGGTGCACGGGCACCGCAGCCAACAGCCGGGACACCATA TTCCAGAAAGAACGTTTCAACATCGACATGCCGCACCGATTCAAGGTTTACAACTACATGAGCCCCACCTTCTGTGACCACTGTGGCAGTCTGCTCTGGGGGCTGGTGAAGCAGGGATTAAAATGTGAAG ACTGTGGCATGAATGTACACCATAAGTGCCAGAAGAAAGTGGCCAACCTCTGTGGCATTAACCAGAAGCTCTTGGCTGAGGCATTGAACCAAGTGACCCAG AGATCCTCCCGGAAGTCAGAAACAGAGTCTGTTGGAATCTACCAGAATTTTGAGAGAAAGCCAGGAGTCTCTGGAGACATTGCCCCAG ACAACGGGACGTACGGCAAGATCTGGGAGGGCAGCACCAGGTGCAACATTGACAACTTCATCTTCCACAAGGTCCTGGGCAAAGGCAGCTTTGGGAAG GTGCTGCTTGTAGAGCTGAAGGGCAAGAAGGAGTTCTTTGCTATCAAGGCTCTTAAGAAGGACGTGGTTCTGATCGACGATGACGTGGAGTGCACCATGGTGGAGAAGCGGGTGCTGGCGCTCGCCTGGGAGAATCCCTTTCTCACCCACCTGTTCTGCACATTTCAGACCAAG GACCACCTGTTCTTCGTGATGGAGTTCCTCAATGGTGGGGACCTCATGTACCACATCCAGGACAAAGGCCGCTTCGAGCTCTATCGGGCCAC GTTTTATGCAGCTGAGATAGTCTGTGGATTGCagtttctgcacaacaaagggaTCATTTACAG GGACCTCAAGCTGGACAATGTGATGCTGGACCAGGATGGCCACATCAAGATTGCTGACTTTGGGATGTGCAAGGAGAACATATTTGGGGAGAAACAGGCTAGCACCTTCTGTGGCACCCCTGACTATATTGCCCCCGAG ATCCTGCAGGGCCTAAAGTACTCCTTCTCTGTGGACTGGTGGTCCTTTGGAGTCCTTCTCTACGAGATGCTCATTGGTCAGTCCCCCTTCCACGGTGACGATGAGGACGAACTCTTCGAGTCCATCCGTGTGGACACGCCACATTATCCCCGCTGGATCACCAAGGAGTCCAAGGACATCCTGGAGAAG CTGCTTGAAAGAGATACAACCAAGAGGCTGGGAGTGACGGGCAACATCAAAATCCACCCGTTCTTCAAGACCATTAACTGGACCCTGCTGGAGAAACGGGCTGTGGAGCCGCCCTTCAAGCCCAAAGTG AAGTCCCCTGGAGACTACAGTAACTTTGACCAGGAGTTCCTGAACGAGAAGGCACGCCTCTCCTACACCGATAAGAACCTCATCGACTCCATGGACCAAACAGCATTCGCTGGCTTCTCCTTTGTGAACCCCAAATTTGAGAGATTCCTGGAAAAGTGA
- the PRKCD gene encoding protein kinase C delta type isoform X3: protein MAPFLRIAFTSYELGSLQAADEASQPFCAVKMKEALSTERGKTLVQKKPTMYPEWKSTFDAHIYEGRVIQIVLMRAAEEPMSEVTVGVSVLAERCKKNNGKAEFWLDLQPQAKVLMSVQYFLEDIDCRQSMHGEDEAKLPTMNRRGAIKQAKIHYIKNHEFIATFFGQPTFCSVCKDFVWGLNKQGYKCRQCNAAIHKKCIDKIIGRCTGTAANSRDTIFQKERFNIDMPHRFKVYNYMSPTFCDHCGSLLWGLVKQGLKCEDCGMNVHHKCQKKVANLCGINQKLLAEALNQVTQRSSRKSETESVGIYQNFERKPGVSGDIAPGEDNGTYGKIWEGSTRCNIDNFIFHKVLGKGSFGKVLLVELKGKKEFFAIKALKKDVVLIDDDVECTMVEKRVLALAWENPFLTHLFCTFQTKDHLFFVMEFLNGGDLMYHIQDKGRFELYRATFYAAEIVCGLQFLHNKGIIYRDLKLDNVMLDQDGHIKIADFGMCKENIFGEKQASTFCGTPDYIAPEILQGLKYSFSVDWWSFGVLLYEMLIGQSPFHGDDEDELFESIRVDTPHYPRWITKESKDILEKLLERDTTKRLGVTGNIKIHPFFKTINWTLLEKRAVEPPFKPKVAFLLSILPANLLPGLPSTFCHCLCLCVLTHPRKVPWRLQ from the exons ATGGCCCCGTTCCTGCGCATCGCCTTCACCTCCTAtgagctgggctccctgcaggccgCCGATGAGGCCAGCCAGCCCTTCTGTGCCGTGAAGATGAAGGAGGCACTCAGCACAG AGCGCGGGAAGACGCTGGTGCAGAAGAAGCCCACCATGTACCCTGAGTGGAAGTCCACATTCGACGCCCACATCTACGAGGGCCGAGTCATCCAGATCGTGCTGATGCGGGCAGCTGAAGAGCCGATGTCCGAGGTGACGGTGGGCGTGTCGGTGCTGGCCGAGCGCTGCAAGAAGAACAACGGGAAGGCCGAGTTCTGG CTGGACCTGCAACCCCAGGCCAAGGTGTTGATGTCTGTGCAGTATTTTCTGGAAGACATAG ATTGCAGACAGTCTATGCATGGTGAAGACGAGGCCAAGTTACCAACAATGAACCGCCGTGGAGCCATCAAACAGGCCAAAATCCACTACATCAAGAACCACGAGTTTATTGCCACCTTCTTCGGACAGCCTACTTTCTGTTCTGTGTGCAAAGACTTTGTTTG GGGTCTCAACAAGCAAGGCTACAAATGCAGGC AATGCAACGCTGCCATCCACAAGAAATGCATCGACAAGATCATCGGCCGGTGCACGGGCACCGCAGCCAACAGCCGGGACACCATA TTCCAGAAAGAACGTTTCAACATCGACATGCCGCACCGATTCAAGGTTTACAACTACATGAGCCCCACCTTCTGTGACCACTGTGGCAGTCTGCTCTGGGGGCTGGTGAAGCAGGGATTAAAATGTGAAG ACTGTGGCATGAATGTACACCATAAGTGCCAGAAGAAAGTGGCCAACCTCTGTGGCATTAACCAGAAGCTCTTGGCTGAGGCATTGAACCAAGTGACCCAG AGATCCTCCCGGAAGTCAGAAACAGAGTCTGTTGGAATCTACCAGAATTTTGAGAGAAAGCCAGGAGTCTCTGGAGACATTGCCCCAGGTGAAG ACAACGGGACGTACGGCAAGATCTGGGAGGGCAGCACCAGGTGCAACATTGACAACTTCATCTTCCACAAGGTCCTGGGCAAAGGCAGCTTTGGGAAG GTGCTGCTTGTAGAGCTGAAGGGCAAGAAGGAGTTCTTTGCTATCAAGGCTCTTAAGAAGGACGTGGTTCTGATCGACGATGACGTGGAGTGCACCATGGTGGAGAAGCGGGTGCTGGCGCTCGCCTGGGAGAATCCCTTTCTCACCCACCTGTTCTGCACATTTCAGACCAAG GACCACCTGTTCTTCGTGATGGAGTTCCTCAATGGTGGGGACCTCATGTACCACATCCAGGACAAAGGCCGCTTCGAGCTCTATCGGGCCAC GTTTTATGCAGCTGAGATAGTCTGTGGATTGCagtttctgcacaacaaagggaTCATTTACAG GGACCTCAAGCTGGACAATGTGATGCTGGACCAGGATGGCCACATCAAGATTGCTGACTTTGGGATGTGCAAGGAGAACATATTTGGGGAGAAACAGGCTAGCACCTTCTGTGGCACCCCTGACTATATTGCCCCCGAG ATCCTGCAGGGCCTAAAGTACTCCTTCTCTGTGGACTGGTGGTCCTTTGGAGTCCTTCTCTACGAGATGCTCATTGGTCAGTCCCCCTTCCACGGTGACGATGAGGACGAACTCTTCGAGTCCATCCGTGTGGACACGCCACATTATCCCCGCTGGATCACCAAGGAGTCCAAGGACATCCTGGAGAAG CTGCTTGAAAGAGATACAACCAAGAGGCTGGGAGTGACGGGCAACATCAAAATCCACCCGTTCTTCAAGACCATTAACTGGACCCTGCTGGAGAAACGGGCTGTGGAGCCGCCCTTCAAGCCCAAAGTG GCTTTCCTCCTCTCCATTCTTCCAGCAAACCTGCTTCCCGGCCTCCCCAGCACATTCTGTCACTGCCTCTGCCTTTGTGTTCTCACCCACCCCCGCA AAGTCCCCTGGAGACTACAGTAA
- the PRKCD gene encoding protein kinase C delta type isoform X4: MAPFLRIAFTSYELGSLQAADEASQPFCAVKMKEALSTERGKTLVQKKPTMYPEWKSTFDAHIYEGRVIQIVLMRAAEEPMSEVTVGVSVLAERCKKNNGKAEFWLDLQPQAKVLMSVQYFLEDIDCRQSMHGEDEAKLPTMNRRGAIKQAKIHYIKNHEFIATFFGQPTFCSVCKDFVWGLNKQGYKCRQCNAAIHKKCIDKIIGRCTGTAANSRDTIFQKERFNIDMPHRFKVYNYMSPTFCDHCGSLLWGLVKQGLKCEDCGMNVHHKCQKKVANLCGINQKLLAEALNQVTQRSSRKSETESVGIYQNFERKPGVSGDIAPDNGTYGKIWEGSTRCNIDNFIFHKVLGKGSFGKVLLVELKGKKEFFAIKALKKDVVLIDDDVECTMVEKRVLALAWENPFLTHLFCTFQTKDHLFFVMEFLNGGDLMYHIQDKGRFELYRATFYAAEIVCGLQFLHNKGIIYRDLKLDNVMLDQDGHIKIADFGMCKENIFGEKQASTFCGTPDYIAPEILQGLKYSFSVDWWSFGVLLYEMLIGQSPFHGDDEDELFESIRVDTPHYPRWITKESKDILEKLLERDTTKRLGVTGNIKIHPFFKTINWTLLEKRAVEPPFKPKVAFLLSILPANLLPGLPSTFCHCLCLCVLTHPRKVPWRLQ, from the exons ATGGCCCCGTTCCTGCGCATCGCCTTCACCTCCTAtgagctgggctccctgcaggccgCCGATGAGGCCAGCCAGCCCTTCTGTGCCGTGAAGATGAAGGAGGCACTCAGCACAG AGCGCGGGAAGACGCTGGTGCAGAAGAAGCCCACCATGTACCCTGAGTGGAAGTCCACATTCGACGCCCACATCTACGAGGGCCGAGTCATCCAGATCGTGCTGATGCGGGCAGCTGAAGAGCCGATGTCCGAGGTGACGGTGGGCGTGTCGGTGCTGGCCGAGCGCTGCAAGAAGAACAACGGGAAGGCCGAGTTCTGG CTGGACCTGCAACCCCAGGCCAAGGTGTTGATGTCTGTGCAGTATTTTCTGGAAGACATAG ATTGCAGACAGTCTATGCATGGTGAAGACGAGGCCAAGTTACCAACAATGAACCGCCGTGGAGCCATCAAACAGGCCAAAATCCACTACATCAAGAACCACGAGTTTATTGCCACCTTCTTCGGACAGCCTACTTTCTGTTCTGTGTGCAAAGACTTTGTTTG GGGTCTCAACAAGCAAGGCTACAAATGCAGGC AATGCAACGCTGCCATCCACAAGAAATGCATCGACAAGATCATCGGCCGGTGCACGGGCACCGCAGCCAACAGCCGGGACACCATA TTCCAGAAAGAACGTTTCAACATCGACATGCCGCACCGATTCAAGGTTTACAACTACATGAGCCCCACCTTCTGTGACCACTGTGGCAGTCTGCTCTGGGGGCTGGTGAAGCAGGGATTAAAATGTGAAG ACTGTGGCATGAATGTACACCATAAGTGCCAGAAGAAAGTGGCCAACCTCTGTGGCATTAACCAGAAGCTCTTGGCTGAGGCATTGAACCAAGTGACCCAG AGATCCTCCCGGAAGTCAGAAACAGAGTCTGTTGGAATCTACCAGAATTTTGAGAGAAAGCCAGGAGTCTCTGGAGACATTGCCCCAG ACAACGGGACGTACGGCAAGATCTGGGAGGGCAGCACCAGGTGCAACATTGACAACTTCATCTTCCACAAGGTCCTGGGCAAAGGCAGCTTTGGGAAG GTGCTGCTTGTAGAGCTGAAGGGCAAGAAGGAGTTCTTTGCTATCAAGGCTCTTAAGAAGGACGTGGTTCTGATCGACGATGACGTGGAGTGCACCATGGTGGAGAAGCGGGTGCTGGCGCTCGCCTGGGAGAATCCCTTTCTCACCCACCTGTTCTGCACATTTCAGACCAAG GACCACCTGTTCTTCGTGATGGAGTTCCTCAATGGTGGGGACCTCATGTACCACATCCAGGACAAAGGCCGCTTCGAGCTCTATCGGGCCAC GTTTTATGCAGCTGAGATAGTCTGTGGATTGCagtttctgcacaacaaagggaTCATTTACAG GGACCTCAAGCTGGACAATGTGATGCTGGACCAGGATGGCCACATCAAGATTGCTGACTTTGGGATGTGCAAGGAGAACATATTTGGGGAGAAACAGGCTAGCACCTTCTGTGGCACCCCTGACTATATTGCCCCCGAG ATCCTGCAGGGCCTAAAGTACTCCTTCTCTGTGGACTGGTGGTCCTTTGGAGTCCTTCTCTACGAGATGCTCATTGGTCAGTCCCCCTTCCACGGTGACGATGAGGACGAACTCTTCGAGTCCATCCGTGTGGACACGCCACATTATCCCCGCTGGATCACCAAGGAGTCCAAGGACATCCTGGAGAAG CTGCTTGAAAGAGATACAACCAAGAGGCTGGGAGTGACGGGCAACATCAAAATCCACCCGTTCTTCAAGACCATTAACTGGACCCTGCTGGAGAAACGGGCTGTGGAGCCGCCCTTCAAGCCCAAAGTG GCTTTCCTCCTCTCCATTCTTCCAGCAAACCTGCTTCCCGGCCTCCCCAGCACATTCTGTCACTGCCTCTGCCTTTGTGTTCTCACCCACCCCCGCA AAGTCCCCTGGAGACTACAGTAA
- the PRKCD gene encoding protein kinase C delta type isoform X1 — protein MAPFLRIAFTSYELGSLQAADEASQPFCAVKMKEALSTERGKTLVQKKPTMYPEWKSTFDAHIYEGRVIQIVLMRAAEEPMSEVTVGVSVLAERCKKNNGKAEFWLDLQPQAKVLMSVQYFLEDIDCRQSMHGEDEAKLPTMNRRGAIKQAKIHYIKNHEFIATFFGQPTFCSVCKDFVWGLNKQGYKCRQCNAAIHKKCIDKIIGRCTGTAANSRDTIFQKERFNIDMPHRFKVYNYMSPTFCDHCGSLLWGLVKQGLKCEDCGMNVHHKCQKKVANLCGINQKLLAEALNQVTQRSSRKSETESVGIYQNFERKPGVSGDIAPGEDNGTYGKIWEGSTRCNIDNFIFHKVLGKGSFGKVLLVELKGKKEFFAIKALKKDVVLIDDDVECTMVEKRVLALAWENPFLTHLFCTFQTKDHLFFVMEFLNGGDLMYHIQDKGRFELYRATFYAAEIVCGLQFLHNKGIIYRDLKLDNVMLDQDGHIKIADFGMCKENIFGEKQASTFCGTPDYIAPEILQGLKYSFSVDWWSFGVLLYEMLIGQSPFHGDDEDELFESIRVDTPHYPRWITKESKDILEKLLERDTTKRLGVTGNIKIHPFFKTINWTLLEKRAVEPPFKPKVKSPGDYSNFDQEFLNEKARLSYTDKNLIDSMDQTAFAGFSFVNPKFERFLEK, from the exons ATGGCCCCGTTCCTGCGCATCGCCTTCACCTCCTAtgagctgggctccctgcaggccgCCGATGAGGCCAGCCAGCCCTTCTGTGCCGTGAAGATGAAGGAGGCACTCAGCACAG AGCGCGGGAAGACGCTGGTGCAGAAGAAGCCCACCATGTACCCTGAGTGGAAGTCCACATTCGACGCCCACATCTACGAGGGCCGAGTCATCCAGATCGTGCTGATGCGGGCAGCTGAAGAGCCGATGTCCGAGGTGACGGTGGGCGTGTCGGTGCTGGCCGAGCGCTGCAAGAAGAACAACGGGAAGGCCGAGTTCTGG CTGGACCTGCAACCCCAGGCCAAGGTGTTGATGTCTGTGCAGTATTTTCTGGAAGACATAG ATTGCAGACAGTCTATGCATGGTGAAGACGAGGCCAAGTTACCAACAATGAACCGCCGTGGAGCCATCAAACAGGCCAAAATCCACTACATCAAGAACCACGAGTTTATTGCCACCTTCTTCGGACAGCCTACTTTCTGTTCTGTGTGCAAAGACTTTGTTTG GGGTCTCAACAAGCAAGGCTACAAATGCAGGC AATGCAACGCTGCCATCCACAAGAAATGCATCGACAAGATCATCGGCCGGTGCACGGGCACCGCAGCCAACAGCCGGGACACCATA TTCCAGAAAGAACGTTTCAACATCGACATGCCGCACCGATTCAAGGTTTACAACTACATGAGCCCCACCTTCTGTGACCACTGTGGCAGTCTGCTCTGGGGGCTGGTGAAGCAGGGATTAAAATGTGAAG ACTGTGGCATGAATGTACACCATAAGTGCCAGAAGAAAGTGGCCAACCTCTGTGGCATTAACCAGAAGCTCTTGGCTGAGGCATTGAACCAAGTGACCCAG AGATCCTCCCGGAAGTCAGAAACAGAGTCTGTTGGAATCTACCAGAATTTTGAGAGAAAGCCAGGAGTCTCTGGAGACATTGCCCCAGGTGAAG ACAACGGGACGTACGGCAAGATCTGGGAGGGCAGCACCAGGTGCAACATTGACAACTTCATCTTCCACAAGGTCCTGGGCAAAGGCAGCTTTGGGAAG GTGCTGCTTGTAGAGCTGAAGGGCAAGAAGGAGTTCTTTGCTATCAAGGCTCTTAAGAAGGACGTGGTTCTGATCGACGATGACGTGGAGTGCACCATGGTGGAGAAGCGGGTGCTGGCGCTCGCCTGGGAGAATCCCTTTCTCACCCACCTGTTCTGCACATTTCAGACCAAG GACCACCTGTTCTTCGTGATGGAGTTCCTCAATGGTGGGGACCTCATGTACCACATCCAGGACAAAGGCCGCTTCGAGCTCTATCGGGCCAC GTTTTATGCAGCTGAGATAGTCTGTGGATTGCagtttctgcacaacaaagggaTCATTTACAG GGACCTCAAGCTGGACAATGTGATGCTGGACCAGGATGGCCACATCAAGATTGCTGACTTTGGGATGTGCAAGGAGAACATATTTGGGGAGAAACAGGCTAGCACCTTCTGTGGCACCCCTGACTATATTGCCCCCGAG ATCCTGCAGGGCCTAAAGTACTCCTTCTCTGTGGACTGGTGGTCCTTTGGAGTCCTTCTCTACGAGATGCTCATTGGTCAGTCCCCCTTCCACGGTGACGATGAGGACGAACTCTTCGAGTCCATCCGTGTGGACACGCCACATTATCCCCGCTGGATCACCAAGGAGTCCAAGGACATCCTGGAGAAG CTGCTTGAAAGAGATACAACCAAGAGGCTGGGAGTGACGGGCAACATCAAAATCCACCCGTTCTTCAAGACCATTAACTGGACCCTGCTGGAGAAACGGGCTGTGGAGCCGCCCTTCAAGCCCAAAGTG AAGTCCCCTGGAGACTACAGTAACTTTGACCAGGAGTTCCTGAACGAGAAGGCACGCCTCTCCTACACCGATAAGAACCTCATCGACTCCATGGACCAAACAGCATTCGCTGGCTTCTCCTTTGTGAACCCCAAATTTGAGAGATTCCTGGAAAAGTGA